The nucleotide window GACCAGGTCGACCCGCCAGTACAGTTCTTCCTTGCTCAGGTCGGGCAGCAGGCGGGCGAATTCGGCGGTGAACTGGCGCATGACGTGGCCATAGTTCTCCGACAGGAACTTGCGCAGGGTGTCGTCGTGTTCGGCGAAGGCCCGGGCCAGCACGCGCATGAAGAGCGAGCCGTTGCCATCGTGGGACAGGTCCAGGGCTGGCTTGATAAAGGCCGCCAGGACGTCTTCCAGGTTGGTCTCAGACTGGCCGGCGATCCGGGCGAGGGCGTCCATGCGGCGGCCGTTGAGCTCATCCAGGCGTCGGCGGAAGACCTCTTCGATGAGACGGTCCTTGGACCCGAAGTGGTAGTTCACTGCGGCCAGGTTGACCCCGGCGGCCGAGGTGAGCTGGCGGAGCGAGGCGCCGTCGAAGCCATGCCGGGCAAACAGTTCCTCGGCGGCAACGAGAATGCGTTCCTTGGTCGATTGCGGCGAGCTTTGCAAGTGGGCGCTTCCCGGGTCGGTCGACAGTTCAAACGATCGTTTGAGCATACGTCGGTCTCCCGGCGACCGTCAAACAGACGTCGGTACGAACCTGCAGCTGGCTTGCTTATGGGCTAGAATCTGTCAGACTTTCGTGAGCTAAATCCGCAAATCCTCGCTGGATTTGGCCTATTTTGCTGGCTGTTTGCCAGGCCGCCCACTCAGATACCCGTTTTACCGGAGCAGACCTACCATGGCGCTGGAGCGCACCCTTTCCATCATCAAGCCCGACGCAGTTGCAAAGAACGTGATCGGCGAAATCTATGCTCGCTTCGAAAAGGCCGGCCTGAAGGTCGTAGCCGCCAAGATGAAGCAGCTGTCGCGCAAGGAAGCCGAAGGCTTCTATGCCGTGCATCGCGAGCGTCCGTTCTTCAACGCCCTGGTCGAGTTCATGATCTCCGGTCCGGTGATGATCCAGGCGCTGGAAGGCGACAACGCCATCCTCAAGAACCGTGAGCTGATGGGCGCCACCAATCCGAAGGAAGCCGCGCCGGGCACGATCCGCGCCGACTTCGCCGACTCCATCGATGCGAACGCCGTGCACGGTTCCGACGCTGCCGAAACGGCTGCTGTCGAAATTGCGTACTTCTTCGCAACGACGGAAGTGACTTCCAGGTAATTGCGTTGATCCGGGAACGCGGTTGCAGAAACCGCGTTTCGCGGGTGACAAAAGGAAACCGAGGGCGGCCACGAGCCGCATGATTCGAAGATGACTGAACAGGCCGTATCCACTACCGAGAAGGTGAACCTGCTCGATTTCGATCGCCAGGGCTTGCGTGATTTCTTCGCGCAGCTGGGCGAGAAGCCTTATCGTGCCGAGCAGGTGATGAAGTGGATCTACCACCGCCTGGAAGACAACTTCGAAAACATGACCGACGTGGGCAAGACGCTTCGAGCCAAGCTCGAAGCATCCTGCTATGTGGGCGCGCCCAAGACCATGTTCGACAAGGGCGCCGCTGACGGCACCCACAAGTGGTTGCTGGGCATGGACGGCGGCAATGCCGTCGAAGCGGTTTACATTCCGGAGCCCACGCGCGGCACGCTGTGCGTGTCCTCGCAGGTCGGCTGCGCGCTGAACTGCCAGTTCTGTTCCACCGCCACGCAGGGCTTCAACCGCAACCTCGCCACGTCCGAAATCATCGGGCAGATGTGGGTGGCGGCCAAGCACCTGGGCAACGTCACGCACCAGAACCGTCGCATCACCAACGTGGTGATGATGGGCATGGGCGAGCCGCTGCTGAACTTCGACAACGTGGTGGCTGCGATGAGCCTGATGCGCGATGACCTGGGCTTTGGCCTGGCGTCGAAGCGCGTGACGCTGTCGACGGCCGGCCTGGTGCCGATGATCGACAAGCTGTCCGAGTCCATCGACGTCTCGCTGGCCGTGTCGTTGCATGCCGCCAACGATGAGCTGCGTACCGAACTGGTGCCACTCAACAAGAAATACCCGATCGCCGAGCTCGTAGCGGCCTGCCAGCGTTGGCTGGCGCGCAAGCCGCGGACGTCGATCACGTTCGAATACACCCTTATGAAGGGCATCAACGACCAGCCCGAGCACGCACGCCAGTTGATCAAGCTGATGCGTCGCCTGCCCAACTGCAAGGTCAACCTGATTCCTTTCAATCCTTTCCCCGGCACGCGCTTTGAGCGCTCCGACGCCGACACCATTCGCGCCTTCCAGACTCAGTTGCTCAATGCCAACGTCCTGACGATGCTGCGCCGTACGCGTGGTGACGACATCGATGCGGCTTGTGGCCAGTTGAAGGGGCAGGTGCTCGATCGCACGCGTCGCCAGGCGGAGTTCCGTAAACGTCTGGACGAGAGTGCGAGTCATGCGGCTTGAGCGGGTCTTCCTTGTCACCAGTCTGATCGTTCTGGCCGGATGCACCACGACCGGTGGCAACCAGTCGACGCATAACGACATGCCGGCGCCCAAAGTCAGCAAGTCCGAACAGGCGCAGGAAGGCGCACGCATCCATACCGAGCTGGGCCAGACGTACATGGAGAATGGCGATCTCCAGGGGGCGTTGACCAAGCTCAACAAGGCGCTGCAGTTCGATCCGAACTACGTGCCGGCACATACCGTGATCGCCGTCCTGGACGAGCGCATCAATAATCTCCCTGAAGCCGAGAAGCACTACCGCAGGGCGGTGGCGCTCGATCCTTCCAAGGGGGCGACGAACAACAACCTGGGTGCGTTCCTGTGCAAGACCGGGCGCGGCGCCGAGGCGATTCCGTACTTCCAGAAGGCGGTCACCGATCCGTTCTACCAGACCCCGGCGCTGGCGTGGACGAATGCGGGCACCTGCCATATGGGCATGGGTGATCGTACGGCGGCGGAGGATGACTTCCGCAAGGCGATCGCGATCGATCCGCAGAACCCGGAAGCGCTGTACCAGATCGCCAATCTGCTGTATCAACAGAACGATGCATTTCGCGCGCGTGCCTTCATCCAGCGTTTTGACTCGCTGGGCCAGCCCACGCCTGCAGGCCTGAAACTGGGCCAGGATATTGAAACCCGTCTGGGCAACAAGGATGCTGCCCTTAGCTACCGCAGGCGCTTGCAGAGCCAGTTTCCGGACTCTGAACAGGCTCGCGCCTTCGAATCTTCCGCCAGCCAATGACATCCAAGCAGTCACCCTTGACCGGTCCGACCCCCGGCGAAAATGACCTGTACGATGCAAGCGAAGCAGCCGTAGAGACCCGAGTGTCCGTGCCTGCGAGTTTTGGTGCGCGTTTGCGCGCCGCACGAGAGGCGCGCGGATTCGATATCGAAAGCTGCGGACAAGCCCTGCGTCTGCCGGTGCGCGTCTTGCGCCAGCTCGAAAGCGGCGATTACAGCGGCATCGACTATCAGGTCTACCTGGGCGGGTATCTCACCAAGTACGGCCGCCACCTCGGCGTGGACGAGGCCGCGATCCAGGATGAATTGCGGAGCTTGCGTCCGGCCGAGCCGACCCTGGTCGCCACCGGCGGTATTTCGCATTCGCGCTACCTGATCGAACGCTACGCGCGGGCAGCTACCTATGTCGTGCTGACCGCAGCCATCGTGGTGCCGACCATCTGGCTGGGTGTGCGCGGCACGCTGGACCGTGATGTCAGCCACCTGGCGCCGCTCGACGCCGCGCCCGTGGCGCAGAACGACGTACCGGCAACGTCCGCCTCGGTTTCCATGTCGCCGGAGGCAGCGCAACTGGCCCAGGCGAGCACTGCGCCTGCGGCACCTGCGCCGTCG belongs to Dyella terrae and includes:
- a CDS encoding TetR/AcrR family transcriptional regulator, with the translated sequence MLKRSFELSTDPGSAHLQSSPQSTKERILVAAEELFARHGFDGASLRQLTSAAGVNLAAVNYHFGSKDRLIEEVFRRRLDELNGRRMDALARIAGQSETNLEDVLAAFIKPALDLSHDGNGSLFMRVLARAFAEHDDTLRKFLSENYGHVMRQFTAEFARLLPDLSKEELYWRVDLVTGALTHAMSGFGMIQRKSDVTESSHREQTAQHLIRFAAAGLSHP
- the ndk gene encoding nucleoside-diphosphate kinase, which codes for MALERTLSIIKPDAVAKNVIGEIYARFEKAGLKVVAAKMKQLSRKEAEGFYAVHRERPFFNALVEFMISGPVMIQALEGDNAILKNRELMGATNPKEAAPGTIRADFADSIDANAVHGSDAAETAAVEIAYFFATTEVTSR
- the rlmN gene encoding 23S rRNA (adenine(2503)-C(2))-methyltransferase RlmN, whose product is MTEQAVSTTEKVNLLDFDRQGLRDFFAQLGEKPYRAEQVMKWIYHRLEDNFENMTDVGKTLRAKLEASCYVGAPKTMFDKGAADGTHKWLLGMDGGNAVEAVYIPEPTRGTLCVSSQVGCALNCQFCSTATQGFNRNLATSEIIGQMWVAAKHLGNVTHQNRRITNVVMMGMGEPLLNFDNVVAAMSLMRDDLGFGLASKRVTLSTAGLVPMIDKLSESIDVSLAVSLHAANDELRTELVPLNKKYPIAELVAACQRWLARKPRTSITFEYTLMKGINDQPEHARQLIKLMRRLPNCKVNLIPFNPFPGTRFERSDADTIRAFQTQLLNANVLTMLRRTRGDDIDAACGQLKGQVLDRTRRQAEFRKRLDESASHAA
- the pilW gene encoding type IV pilus biogenesis/stability protein PilW, which encodes MRLERVFLVTSLIVLAGCTTTGGNQSTHNDMPAPKVSKSEQAQEGARIHTELGQTYMENGDLQGALTKLNKALQFDPNYVPAHTVIAVLDERINNLPEAEKHYRRAVALDPSKGATNNNLGAFLCKTGRGAEAIPYFQKAVTDPFYQTPALAWTNAGTCHMGMGDRTAAEDDFRKAIAIDPQNPEALYQIANLLYQQNDAFRARAFIQRFDSLGQPTPAGLKLGQDIETRLGNKDAALSYRRRLQSQFPDSEQARAFESSASQ
- a CDS encoding helix-turn-helix domain-containing protein, translated to MPASFGARLRAAREARGFDIESCGQALRLPVRVLRQLESGDYSGIDYQVYLGGYLTKYGRHLGVDEAAIQDELRSLRPAEPTLVATGGISHSRYLIERYARAATYVVLTAAIVVPTIWLGVRGTLDRDVSHLAPLDAAPVAQNDVPATSASVSMSPEAAQLAQASTAPAAPAPSAVQREQEQQPLMASMTPFSALSNSDAAQSPRSEPEASTSVGSGEHSLAISVPSASWVEVTNQDGTRLEYGLLAAGTSKTYRSDKPLVVRIGNANGAQVMVDGRPVELDGFRRANVAHFKVEMRDGKAVPSGA